The Bacteroidales bacterium DNA segment TTATTCAAAATAAAATAACTTTATAGACGGACACTAATTACACTAATTCAAGCAGCAGGTCTTTTTTCATAACCCTTTGTCCTTCTTTTACTTTTATTTCTTTTATTTTACCGTCATTTGGTATTAAAATTTTATTTTCCATTTTCATAGCCTCAAGTAAAATAAGTTTTTCACCTGCTTTCATTTTTTGCCCTTCTTTAACAAATATTTTTAGTATTGTTCCGGGTATAACTGCATGAATTTTTTTATCATCAGGTTTTTCCCATTTTTTTCTTTGTTCGAATTTTTTTGTATAATGGGTTAAATATTTTGTGCTTTCAATTATTAACGATTTACATTTTTTCTTTGTTTCCATAGTATTAAATTTTAAAATGGAGGAATACCGTGTTTCTTTTGTGGTCTTCTGTCAATTTTGTTAGATGAAACTTCAAGTGAATGTATTAATATTTTCCGGGTTTCGCTTGGTTCAATTACACTATCAATATAACCTTTTGAAGCAGCAACATAAGGATTTGCAAATTTTGTTTTATATTCTTCTACTTTTTGTTTCCTGACTTCATCAGGGTTTTCGGCTTCTTTAATTTCTCTACGGAATATTATGTTTGCAGCTCCTTCAGGACCCATAACGGCAATTTCAGCGCCTGGCCATGCAAAAACAAAATCGGATCTTAAATGTCTTGAACCCATAGCTATATAACCGCCACCATACGCTTTACGAAGAATAACAGTTAGTTTTGGTACAGTAGCTTCGCTATATGCATAAAGAACTTTAGCACCATGTCTGATAACACCTGCATGTTCCTGATCAACTCCCGGCAAGTAACCAGGTAAATCAACCATAGTTACAACAGGGATTTCAAAAGCATTACAATATCTGATAAATCTTGCTGCTTTATCAGAACTGTCAACATCTAATACACCTGCTAAAACTAAAGGCTGGTTAGCAACAAAACCGACAGTTTCACCATTAATTCTTCCAAATCCGACAACAATATTTTTTGCCCATAATTCCTGAACTTCAAAAAAGTCTGAATCATCAGTAATAGCTCTGAGCACATCTCTCATATCATAAGGTTGGGTAGGATCACTTGGAACTATTTTATCAATGTTAAATTCAGATTTTGGTTCTTTTGGTGGGAAAGATCTTGCTTTTTTACTGTTATTCCATGGAATAAAAGTAATAAGTTTTTTAATTTGTTCAAAGCACTCAGCTTCACTTAGTGCATAAAAATGAGCATTTCCGGTTATTTCGCTATGCACTTTAGCCCCACCAAGTTCTTCCATTGAAATTTCTTCACCTAATACGGTTTTTATAACTTCGGGTCCTGTAATAAACATTTTTGAAATATTTTCAACAACAAATACAAAATCTGTTAATGCCGGTGAATATACTGCACCACCTGCACATGGTCCTAAAATAACAGAAATCTGTGGTATTACACCTGATGATAATGTATTTCTGAAAAATATTTCACCGTATCCTGCAAGCGAATTAACACCTTCTTGTATCCTGGCACCACCGGAATCATTTACCCCAATTAATGGTACTCTCATTTTCAGGGC contains these protein-coding regions:
- a CDS encoding acetyl-CoA carboxylase biotin carboxyl carrier protein subunit, with product METKKKCKSLIIESTKYLTHYTKKFEQRKKWEKPDDKKIHAVIPGTILKIFVKEGQKMKAGEKLILLEAMKMENKILIPNDGKIKEIKVKEGQRVMKKDLLLELV
- a CDS encoding acyl-CoA carboxylase subunit beta yields the protein MSLKKKTKELLKRREKVQKGGGDKAIQKQAAMGKMTARERIISLLDEDSFNEYDLFVEHEAKDFDMDKKVLHGDGVIIGTGTIYGAPICIYAQDFTVAGGSLGIMHARKITKIMDHALKMRVPLIGVNDSGGARIQEGVNSLAGYGEIFFRNTLSSGVIPQISVILGPCAGGAVYSPALTDFVFVVENISKMFITGPEVIKTVLGEEISMEELGGAKVHSEITGNAHFYALSEAECFEQIKKLITFIPWNNSKKARSFPPKEPKSEFNIDKIVPSDPTQPYDMRDVLRAITDDSDFFEVQELWAKNIVVGFGRINGETVGFVANQPLVLAGVLDVDSSDKAARFIRYCNAFEIPVVTMVDLPGYLPGVDQEHAGVIRHGAKVLYAYSEATVPKLTVILRKAYGGGYIAMGSRHLRSDFVFAWPGAEIAVMGPEGAANIIFRREIKEAENPDEVRKQKVEEYKTKFANPYVAASKGYIDSVIEPSETRKILIHSLEVSSNKIDRRPQKKHGIPPF